In Fusobacterium simiae, the sequence TTTTTTATTTTCTTTCTATTATTTCTATTATGATTAAAAGTAGAAAATATTCTTTGGAAGCTAAGAATAGAAATATAAAAATTTTCTGTAAAAACCAAGAAATTAGAGTTTTTGAAATAAAAGATATATCTTTTGTTGCTTTTTCTGGAAGTGGGAGACAAAAAGTAAAAAGAGGAGATTATCCTATTATGGAAATTTATAGCATTAAAGGAGAAAAAATTTTGAAAATTCCATTATCTTTAAAAAATTATTGGATATTAAAAAAATATTTTTTGAAATATGGTGTGAATATCGAAGATTCTTATAGTTTATAAATTATTAGGAGGATTTTAATGTCTAAAATTATATCAATACTTCCATTTGTATTTGTATTTATTGGAATTTTTACTGTTATTTATATTATGTATATGACTATATTTGAAAAAAGAAGGAAAAAAATGAAAGATAAAGAAATGGAAAAATTAAAAGAAAGTTTATCTTCTTATGAGTTTGAAAGTACTCAAAAAAATGCTGTTAATAAAAGTTTTAGCTTTATGGAATATTTACATTCAGGTGATTATGTAAAAGTAATAAAGACTTTTAAAGATTATTATGGTTTTACACACCAAGTAGGTGAAAAATTTTATTTTGCTTGTGCATATTTTTTACCTTATGAAGATGGTTACACTCTTTATATTTCAAAAAATAAAATTGATATAAATGCTATTTATCTTCAAGACAGACCAGAAACTCAAAAGGAAATTTGTTATAACTTAAAAAAATTTTTTAAAATTATAGAACAAGGAAGATTTAAAAGAGAAATTAAATTTTAAAAATGGAGGATAAATAATGTTTACATATTTATATAGTAATAAAATATTATTATGGTTTACAATTGTCCTTTTATTTGTTGGAATGATTACTGTTACTATTATTCTATATATATTTGTTTTATCAATTATTGAAAAGAAAAGGGATAAAAAAAGAGAAAAAGAAATGAAAAAACTTTCAGAAACTCTTTCTCCTTATGAGTTTGAAAGCACCCAATTAAATTATACTAATAAAAAATTTAATTTTAGGGAATATATTTATTCTGGTGATTATGTAAAAGTAATAAAGACTTTTAAAGATTATTATGGTTTTACTCATTCAGCAGGTGAAAAGTGGTATTTTGCTTGTCAATATCTTTTAGTTTCTGAATATGGAGATGTTCTTTATGTTTCAACAGATAAAATTAATGTAAATGCCATCTATCTTGAAGATAGAAAAGATAATCTTTACACTCACCCAAAAGAATATTTTGAGATTATAGAACAAGGAAGATTTAAAAGGAGTAAAAAATGAAATCTATGATGTTGACTTTGATAATAGTAAATATAGTGATAGTAATAATTTGTGCTATGATTTTAATAAAAAAATTTGTTAAAGAAAAGGGAATGGAATGTTTTTATATAGAAGATGAGATTCTGTACTTAAATTCTTTATTTATTAAAAAGATTCCACTTTCTGATATTGAACATATAGAATTCTCTTATAATCGTGCTCGTACTACTTATATAGGATTGATAAAAGTCTATAAGAAAAATGCTAAAATAGTTAAAAGACATTTTCAAACAAGTAAAATTAGTTTTGTTACCACTGAAAAAATGATTTTAGAAGAAATAGAAAAAATAACACCAATTTTAAAAGAATATTCTATACCTTATGATATTAAAGGGAAAGAATAAAAGTTATGATTCTCTTATAACAGATATAAAATTAGAAAATGCCTCTTTTACAAAGTTAAAATCTTTATATTTTTCTAAAACTGGTGATGAACTTACAAATTCTGATTTAGAATCATTTGGTTTAATAAATAAAGAAAAATTTTTAACAAATGCTGGAGCTTTATTTGCAGATGAACCTATAATTCATCAATCAAGAATATTCTGCACTCGCTGGAATGGTCTTGATATGACCTCTGGAATAGAAGAGGCTTTAGATGATAATGAATTTGAGGGAAGTATTCTACTTTTACTTCAAAATACTGAAAATTTTATAAGAGTAAATACAAAAAAGAAATGGAAAAAAGGGAATGATAGCAGAATTGAAATGCCTGATTATCCAGAAAGAGCTATACAAGAAGCTATTGTAAATGCAATTATTCATAGAGATTATGCTATTATTGGTAGTGAAATTCATATTGATATTTATGATGATAGACTTGAAATATATTCTCCTGGTGGAATGTTTGATGGAAGTTTTATTCAAGAAAAAAATATTATGGAAATAGCTTCTGTAAGACGAAATCCTATTATTGCTGATTTATTTAATAGAATGCATTTAATGGAAAGAAGAGGTAGTGGTTTAAAAAAGATTATTGCTTCCTACCAAAATGCTATAAATTATACACAAGAAAAACAAGTAGAATTCAAATCTAATCAAAAAGAATTCAAGGTTATTTTAAAAAATTTGAATTACAAAGTGGCGATAAAAAGTGGCGATAAAGTGGCGATAAAAAGTGGCGATAAAGTGGCGATAAAAATTCAAGAAGAACAGTTAATAAAAATTTTAGAATACATTAAAAAACATAAAAGTTGTAAAACATCTGATATTGAAAATTTATTATCAGTAAAAAGTTCAAGAGCAAGAAAACTATTATCTATATTAGTGTCACAGAGCAAATTACAGGCTATTGGACAAAATAAAAATAGATATTACATATTAGCAGAGCAATAAAAGAAGCTGTTGCAAACTAAAATAAAAAACTTTTCATTTGCAACAGACTTGATTTTATATTTACTCCTCTACTCTAAGTATTTTCTTATACATTGAAATTCTATAACTTACAGTTAAAAATATATTATTTTTTAAAATCTAAGAACATTTTTTATACCCTTTAAGGTAATATCCTTTGATAAGAAATGTTCTTTTATTTTTTCTTCTTTCATTAAATCTGTACTCAAATATTTTTTATTATCATCAGGAAATACAGTTACAACAATACTATCTTTTCCAAGTTTATTTTGTAACATCAATGCACCTATGAAATTAGCACCAGATGATATTCCAACCCCTAAACCACATTTAGCAAGTTTTTGTGCCATAATAATTGCATCCCCATCATCTACACTTACTACATCATTAAGTTTGTCTAATTTTACTAAATCAGGAATAAATTCATCAGAAATTCCTTCTATCCTGTGTTTAGCTACCTTATAACCAGTGGATAATGTTGGAGAATTTAAAGGTTCTAGTGGGCAAATTTGTACATTAGGAAAATTCTCTTTAATTCTTTGTCCTATACCCATAACAGTTCCTCCTGTTCCAACTCCAGCAACAAAACCATCTATATTCAAATTTAAACTTTTTATTTCATTTATAATTTCTAAACCTACTCCATAGTAATGTGCTTCACTATTATATGGATTAGAAAATTGACTAGGTAAATAAGTATCAGGATTATTTTTAGCAAATTCTTTTGTTTTTTCAATACTTCCTAAAAAACCTCCCTCTTCTCTACTTACTAAGACAATATTTGCTCCCAAAGAACGAATTAAACATTTTCTTT encodes:
- a CDS encoding DUF3601 domain-containing protein, encoding MFTYLYSNKILLWFTIVLLFVGMITVTIILYIFVLSIIEKKRDKKREKEMKKLSETLSPYEFESTQLNYTNKKFNFREYIYSGDYVKVIKTFKDYYGFTHSAGEKWYFACQYLLVSEYGDVLYVSTDKINVNAIYLEDRKDNLYTHPKEYFEIIEQGRFKRSKK
- a CDS encoding ATP-binding protein, which produces MILKGKNKSYDSLITDIKLENASFTKLKSLYFSKTGDELTNSDLESFGLINKEKFLTNAGALFADEPIIHQSRIFCTRWNGLDMTSGIEEALDDNEFEGSILLLLQNTENFIRVNTKKKWKKGNDSRIEMPDYPERAIQEAIVNAIIHRDYAIIGSEIHIDIYDDRLEIYSPGGMFDGSFIQEKNIMEIASVRRNPIIADLFNRMHLMERRGSGLKKIIASYQNAINYTQEKQVEFKSNQKEFKVILKNLNYKVAIKSGDKVAIKSGDKVAIKIQEEQLIKILEYIKKHKSCKTSDIENLLSVKSSRARKLLSILVSQSKLQAIGQNKNRYYILAEQ
- a CDS encoding cysteine synthase family protein, which translates into the protein MQQEKMKYLENLIGKTPMLELVFDYKGEERRIFVKNETYNLTGSIKDRMAFYTLKKAYEKDEIKKGAPIVEATSGNTGIAFSAMGAILGHPVIIYMPDWMSEERKCLIRSLGANIVLVSREEGGFLGSIEKTKEFAKNNPDTYLPSQFSNPYNSEAHYYGVGLEIINEIKSLNLNIDGFVAGVGTGGTVMGIGQRIKENFPNVQICPLEPLNSPTLSTGYKVAKHRIEGISDEFIPDLVKLDKLNDVVSVDDGDAIIMAQKLAKCGLGVGISSGANFIGALMLQNKLGKDSIVVTVFPDDNKKYLSTDLMKEEKIKEHFLSKDITLKGIKNVLRF
- a CDS encoding DUF3601 domain-containing protein, producing MSKIISILPFVFVFIGIFTVIYIMYMTIFEKRRKKMKDKEMEKLKESLSSYEFESTQKNAVNKSFSFMEYLHSGDYVKVIKTFKDYYGFTHQVGEKFYFACAYFLPYEDGYTLYISKNKIDINAIYLQDRPETQKEICYNLKKFFKIIEQGRFKREIKF